The proteins below are encoded in one region of Pseudophryne corroboree isolate aPseCor3 chromosome 8, aPseCor3.hap2, whole genome shotgun sequence:
- the LOC134949714 gene encoding olfactory receptor 5V1-like, with protein MTILTAIVSDARLHMPMYFFLGNLSILEMCYTTVTVPNILNNIVRQSYVISFWACITQVYLFTLCATTECVLLAIMAYDRYVAICIPLRYKIIINQAMCVQLASTAWSCGIANSIIQSLPTSLLPYCGFIKIDRLYCEVQPLLLLSCSDTSLNKLLTTVSASVFGVGFLTFILVTYIYIGEAIIRIPSSSGRMKAFSTCSSHITVVTMYYGALIFMYLRPHSSDSQRMDSVISAIYCMVIPVLNPIIYSLRNKDVKRALRKVVMFKLPSKTW; from the coding sequence ATGACAATCCTCACAGCTATTGTCTCCGACGCCCGCCTCCACATGCCCATGTACTTCTTTCTGGGCAACCTGTCCATCCTTGAGATGTGCTACACAACTGTGACCGTGCCTAACATCCTCAACAACATCGTAAGACAAAGTTACGTCATTTCCTTCTGGGCATGTATCACTCAGGTTTATCTATTCACGTTGTGCGCTACCACCGAGTGCGTTCTACTGGCCATCATGGCCTATGACCGGTATGTCGCCATCTGTATTCCCTTGAGATACAAGATTATCATTAATCAAGCTATGTGTGTCCAGTTAGCCTCTACAGCGTGGTCCTGTGGAATAGCCAACTCCATCATCCAGTCCCTCCCAACATCTCTCCTGCCTTACTGTGGTTTCATCAAGATCGATCGACTGTACTGCGAGGTTCAGCCCTTGCTACTGCTGTCTTGTAGTGATACTTCCCTCAATAAGTTACTGACCACTGTCTCTGCCTCGGTATTTGGAGTTGGGTTCCTGACCTTTATTTTAGTTACCTACATCTACATAGGTGAAGCCATTATCCGAATTCCATCGTCATCAGGGAGGATGAAGGCGTTTTCCACCTGCAGCTCCCACATAACCGTGGTCACCATGTACTATGGAGCCCTCATCTTCATGTATTTGAGGCCTCATTCCAGTGATTCCCAGAGAATGGATAGCGTGATATCTGCAATCTACTGTATGGTTATCCCAGTGCTGAACCCCATCATCTACAGCCTACGAAATAAAGATGTGAAACGCGCCTTGCGAAAAGTAGTTATGTTCAAATTGCCCAGTAAGACTTGGTAG